A genomic region of bacterium contains the following coding sequences:
- a CDS encoding metal-dependent transcriptional regulator has product MKNRSTEDYLKKIFGLSRKIDKVTTSAIAESMNISSASVTDMIKKLSDLDFLSYTPYHGVRLTKKGEKLALKVIRRHRLLELFLVEALHFSWDKVHEEADRLEHVISE; this is encoded by the coding sequence ATGAAAAACAGGTCAACAGAAGATTATTTAAAAAAAATTTTTGGACTAAGCCGTAAAATTGACAAAGTTACTACTTCAGCCATTGCAGAAAGTATGAACATCTCTTCGGCTTCCGTCACGGATATGATTAAAAAGCTATCCGACCTCGATTTTCTGTCCTATACTCCTTATCACGGCGTTCGCCTTACTAAAAAAGGAGAAAAGCTTGCCTTGAAAGTTATTCGCAGACATCGCCTTCTGGAATTATTCTTAGTTGAAGCGCTTCATTTCTCATGGGACAAAGTGCATGAAGAGGCTGACCGGCTTGAACATGTTATCTCAGAAGA